One stretch of Bombina bombina isolate aBomBom1 chromosome 7, aBomBom1.pri, whole genome shotgun sequence DNA includes these proteins:
- the FEN1 gene encoding flap endonuclease 1 has translation MGIHGLAKLIADVSPTAIKENDIKSYFGRKVAVDASMCIYQFLIAVRQDGNVLQNEEGETTSHLMGMFYRTIRMVEHGIKPVYVFDGKPPQLKSGELAKRSERRAEAEKQLEAAQEAGEAENIEKFNKRLVKVTKQHNEECKQLLKLMGIPYVDAPCEAEATCAALVKAGKVYGAATEDMDALTFGTPVLLRHLTTSEAKKLPIQEFHLNRALQEMEMTYEQFVDLCILLGSDYCETIRGVGPKRAIDLIRQHKSIEEILENIDLKKYPVPENWLHKEARQLFLNPEVIDPETLELKWTEPDEEGLVEFMCKEKQFSEDRIRNGAKKLTKNRQGSTQGRLDDFFKVTGSISSSKRKEMETKGSAKKKAKTTGTPAGKFKRGK, from the coding sequence ATGGGAATTCATGGTTTGGCCAAGCTGATAGCAGATGTGTCCCCTACAGCCATCAAGGAAAATGACATAAAGAGTTACTTTGGGCGTAAGGTTGCTGTTGATgcctctatgtgcatctaccagtTTCTGATTGCTGTACGACAGGATGGCAATGTGCTGCAGAATGAGGAGGGGGAGACCACCAGTCACTTGATGGGCATGTTCTACCGTACCATTCGCATGGTGGAGCATGGAATTAAGCCTGTCTATGTTTTTGATGGAAAACCTCCTCAGTTGAAGTCAGGCGAGCTGGCCAAGCGAAGTGAGCGCAGAGCAGAAGCTGAAAAGCAGCTAGAGGCTGCtcaagaggcaggtgaggcagaaaACATTGAGAAGTTCAATAAGAGACTAGTAAAGGTCACTAAACAGCACAATGAGGAGTGCAAGCAGTTACTTAAACTTATGGGCATTCCTTATGTGGATGCTCCGTGTGAAGCAGAGGCCACGTGCGCTGCGTTAGTGAAAGCTGGGAAGGTCTATGGTGCTGCCACTGAGGATATGGATGCCCTTACTTTTGGAACCCCAGTGCTGCTAAGGCATCTCACTACCAGTGAAGCCAAAAAGCTTCCCATCCAGGAGTTTCACCTTAACCGTGCTCTACAAGAGATGGAGATGACATATGAGCAGTTTGTGGACTTGTGTATCTTACTGGGCAGTGATTATTGTGAAACCATCCGTGGTGTTGGGCCTAAGAGGGCAATAGATCTAATCCGGCAACATAAGAGTATTGAAGAAATTCTTGAGAATATTGATCTCAAGAAGTATCCTGTGCCAGAGAACTGGCTACACAAGGAAGCACGACAGCTCTTCCTGAATCCAGAAGTAATAGATCCTGAGACTTTGGAGCTGAAATGGACAGAGCCAGATGAAGAGGGCTTAGTTGAATTTATGTGTAAAGAGAAGCAGTTCAGCGAGGATAGAATACGCAATGGGGCAAAAAAATTGACCAAGAACCGCCAGGGCAGCACACAGGGTAGGCTGGATGACTTCTTTAAGGTCACAGGTTCAATCAGTTCTTCCAAGAGAAAAGAGATGGAAACCAAAGGCTCTGCTAAAAAGAAAGCAAAAACTACAGGCACTCCAGCAGGAAAGTTTAAGAGGGGAAAATGA
- the TMEM258 gene encoding transmembrane protein 258, with protein sequence MELEAMSRYTSPVNPAVFPHLTVVLLAIGMFFTAWFFVYEVTSTKYTRDVYKELLISLVASLFMGFGVLFLLLWVGIYV encoded by the exons ATG GAGCTTGAAGCAATGAGCAGATATACAAGTCCGGTGAATCCGGCAGTATTCCCCCATCTCACGGTTGTCCTGCTAGCAATCGGCATGTTCTTCACAGCATGGTTTTTTGT CTATGAAGTGACCTCTACAAAATACACACGAGACGTGTACAAAGAACTACTTATCTCCTTAGTGGCGTCACTTTTTATGGGATTCGGAGTCCTGTTTTTGCTCTTGTGGGTTGGGATATACGTCTGA